The proteins below are encoded in one region of Pseudomonas entomophila L48:
- the moaA gene encoding GTP 3',8-cyclase MoaA translates to MEKNPQALVDGFNRKVDYLRMSVTDRCDFRCVYCMAEDMQFLPRQQILSLEELYQVAERFVALGTRKIRLTGGEPLVRQGIVELCGRIAALPGLRELCLTSNGSQLGRLAQPLFDAGVSRLNISLDSLDPERFRALTRTGDLKQVIAGIDAARAAGFRRTKLNAVVLKGRNDDEIVDLVRFAIDRELDISFIEEMPLGVISEHERGESFCSSDDVRNRLAEHFTLVESAESSQGPARYWRLAEAPSTRVGFISPHSHNFCATCNRVRLTVEGRLLLCLGNEHSVDLKQVLRQHPGDSARLEKAIRDAMQLKPYRHHFEVGGEVQILRFMNMTGG, encoded by the coding sequence GTGGAAAAGAACCCCCAGGCCCTGGTCGACGGATTCAACCGCAAAGTCGATTACCTGCGGATGTCGGTTACCGACCGCTGCGACTTCCGCTGCGTCTATTGCATGGCCGAGGACATGCAGTTCCTGCCGCGCCAGCAGATCCTTTCGCTCGAGGAGCTGTACCAGGTCGCCGAACGTTTCGTCGCCCTGGGCACCCGCAAGATCCGCCTGACCGGTGGCGAACCGCTGGTGCGTCAGGGCATCGTCGAACTGTGCGGGCGCATCGCCGCCCTGCCCGGCCTGCGCGAACTGTGCCTGACCAGCAACGGCTCGCAGCTCGGCCGCCTGGCCCAGCCCCTGTTCGATGCCGGCGTCTCGCGCCTGAACATCAGCCTCGACAGCCTCGACCCGGAACGCTTCCGTGCCCTCACCCGCACCGGCGACCTCAAGCAGGTGATCGCCGGTATCGACGCCGCCCGTGCCGCCGGTTTCCGCCGCACCAAACTCAACGCGGTGGTGCTCAAGGGTCGCAACGACGACGAGATCGTCGACCTGGTGCGTTTCGCCATCGACCGCGAGCTGGACATCTCGTTCATCGAGGAAATGCCGCTGGGGGTGATCAGCGAGCATGAGCGTGGAGAATCCTTCTGCTCCAGCGATGATGTGCGCAATCGCCTGGCCGAGCACTTCACCCTGGTCGAATCGGCCGAATCCTCCCAGGGCCCGGCCCGTTACTGGCGCCTGGCCGAAGCGCCCAGTACCCGGGTCGGCTTCATTTCGCCCCACAGCCACAACTTCTGCGCCACCTGCAACCGCGTGCGCCTGACGGTCGAAGGCCGCCTGCTGCTGTGCCTGGGTAACGAGCATTCCGTGGACTTGAAGCAGGTCCTGCGCCAGCACCCTGGCGACAGCGCACGCCTGGAAAAGGCCATCCGCGACGCCATGCAGCTCAAGCCCTACCGCCACCATTTCGAGGTGGGCGGCGAGGTGCAGATCCTGCGTTTCATGAACATGACCGGCGGCTGA
- a CDS encoding bestrophin family protein, with translation MIVHPRPDMLRVLFTLKGSIVQRIALRCLAVTLLAALIVLIERHYPALFYPVSATPFTLLGLSLSIFMSFRNNACYDRWWEGRKAWGKMIIEVRSFVRESVVIEDEQLRTRMLRSLCGFAHALNARLRNEEELPLARTWLAEDAQVTAHNVCDGILRDIGRQCSQLAKDGAISEFRYTMLEQRLNGLSEVQATCERIKGTPLPFPYTLLLHRTIYIFCLLLPFALAEPLGWLAPLFTTIVSYTFFGLDAIGNELEDPFGRDENDLPTDAMVRTIERDVLAALGHEPLPPALVPVDHVLS, from the coding sequence TTGATCGTCCACCCACGCCCCGACATGCTGCGCGTGCTGTTCACCCTCAAGGGCTCGATCGTCCAGCGCATCGCCCTGCGCTGCCTGGCAGTGACCCTGCTGGCGGCGCTGATCGTGCTTATCGAACGCCACTACCCGGCGCTGTTCTATCCGGTCAGTGCCACGCCCTTCACCTTGCTCGGCCTGTCGCTGTCGATCTTCATGAGCTTTCGCAACAACGCCTGCTACGACCGCTGGTGGGAAGGGCGCAAGGCCTGGGGCAAGATGATCATCGAAGTGCGGTCATTCGTGCGCGAAAGCGTGGTGATCGAGGATGAACAACTTCGCACCCGGATGTTGCGCAGCCTGTGCGGCTTCGCCCATGCCCTCAACGCCCGGTTGCGCAACGAAGAAGAATTGCCCCTGGCCCGCACCTGGCTGGCCGAGGACGCGCAGGTCACGGCACACAATGTCTGTGATGGCATCCTGCGCGATATCGGCAGGCAGTGTTCACAACTCGCCAAGGACGGTGCAATCAGCGAGTTCCGCTACACCATGCTGGAGCAGCGCCTGAACGGCTTGTCCGAGGTGCAGGCCACTTGCGAGCGGATCAAGGGTACTCCGCTGCCGTTCCCCTACACCCTGCTGTTGCACCGCACCATCTATATCTTTTGCCTGCTGCTGCCATTTGCCCTGGCCGAGCCGTTGGGCTGGCTGGCACCACTGTTCACCACCATCGTCAGCTACACGTTCTTCGGCCTGGATGCGATCGGCAACGAGCTGGAAGACCCCTTCGGACGCGACGAGAACGACCTGCCGACCGACGCCATGGTGCGCACCATCGAGCGCGATGTGCTGGCAGCGCTGGGGCATGAGCCGCTGCCGCCGGCGCTGGTGCCGGTGGATCATGTGCTGAGTTGA
- the moaB gene encoding molybdenum cofactor biosynthesis protein B: MSVKPDAVFVPLNIAVLTVSDTRTFDNDTSGELLATRSVQIGHRLVDRVLLKDDLYKIRAQVATWIADEQVQVVLITGGTGFTGRDSTPEAVDCLLDKRIDGFGELFRALSILDIGTSTVQSRALAGLANGTLVCCLPGSTGACRTAWEGILAEQLDARHRPCNFVAHLKPIAACESRG, encoded by the coding sequence ATGAGTGTGAAACCGGACGCGGTGTTCGTGCCGCTCAACATTGCCGTGCTGACGGTCAGCGATACCCGTACTTTCGATAACGACACCTCCGGCGAGCTGTTGGCCACGCGCTCGGTGCAAATTGGCCACCGCCTGGTAGACCGGGTGCTGCTCAAGGATGACCTGTACAAGATCCGCGCCCAGGTCGCCACCTGGATCGCCGACGAGCAGGTGCAGGTGGTGCTGATCACCGGCGGCACCGGCTTTACCGGTCGCGATAGCACGCCCGAGGCGGTGGATTGCCTGCTGGACAAGCGTATCGATGGGTTTGGCGAATTGTTCCGCGCGCTGTCGATCCTCGATATCGGCACTTCGACCGTGCAGAGCCGGGCGTTGGCCGGATTGGCCAACGGTACTCTGGTGTGCTGCCTGCCGGGTTCGACCGGGGCTTGTCGGACGGCCTGGGAGGGGATTCTGGCCGAGCAGCTGGATGCGCGGCATCGGCCGTGCAACTTCGTGGCGCATCTGAAGCCGATCGCGGCCTGCGAGAGCCGCGGCTGA
- a CDS encoding LysR family transcriptional regulator, protein MDIKQLKFLIALDQTRHFGQAAALCHITQPTLSMRLRNLEDELDLVLVKRGQRFEGFTEAGERILAWARTLLAAHDGLQAEAASCRGQVVGSLRLGTVPLASFNPMQLLMPLRAKYPELNFQLSSLSSEQIIDGLSRNQLDLGICYLDQVNASFFDVIELSTTTMGLLHDTRHFGFDTDTLRWDELGEIPLGLLSKGMHYRQSLDLSFRSRGLEPNAVLESDSTFQLIQAINAGVCCAVMPLDCGLEELSEHMRIIPVADASIHSPVGLLLRRSEPRSAIAEQCFDEARALFQIS, encoded by the coding sequence ATGGACATCAAGCAGCTCAAGTTCCTCATCGCCCTCGACCAGACCCGCCACTTCGGCCAGGCCGCAGCGTTGTGCCACATCACCCAGCCGACGCTGTCCATGCGCCTGCGCAATCTCGAAGACGAGCTCGACCTGGTGCTGGTCAAGCGCGGCCAGCGCTTCGAGGGTTTCACCGAAGCCGGCGAACGCATCCTGGCCTGGGCCCGTACCCTGCTCGCTGCCCATGACGGGCTGCAGGCCGAGGCCGCCAGTTGCCGTGGCCAGGTGGTCGGTAGCCTGCGCCTGGGCACCGTGCCGCTGGCCAGCTTCAACCCCATGCAACTGCTGATGCCCTTGCGCGCGAAATACCCCGAGCTGAACTTCCAGTTGTCGTCGCTGAGCTCGGAACAGATCATCGACGGCCTGAGCCGCAACCAGCTCGACCTGGGCATCTGCTACCTCGACCAGGTCAATGCCAGCTTCTTCGACGTGATCGAGTTGAGCACCACCACCATGGGTCTGCTGCACGACACCCGGCACTTCGGTTTCGATACCGACACACTGCGCTGGGATGAACTCGGCGAGATCCCTCTGGGCTTGCTGAGCAAGGGCATGCACTACCGCCAGTCCCTGGACTTGAGTTTCCGCAGCCGCGGCCTGGAGCCCAACGCGGTGCTGGAAAGCGACTCGACCTTCCAGCTGATCCAGGCCATCAACGCTGGCGTGTGCTGTGCGGTCATGCCCCTGGATTGCGGGCTGGAGGAACTCAGCGAGCACATGCGCATCATCCCCGTGGCCGACGCCAGCATCCACAGCCCGGTCGGCCTGTTGCTGCGTCGCAGCGAACCTCGGTCGGCGATTGCCGAGCAGTGCTTCGACGAAGCTCGCGCACTCTTTCAGATTTCCTGA
- a CDS encoding AraC family transcriptional regulator codes for MPDNPLISLYQTLDQHRPESLEALLNGVVWLLPMLDVIANAAIFIKDNQARYVLANRTLVQRCGLKQLQPLLGKTSAEVFPARLGPGYTEQDRRVLEQGLVLEDQLELHLYGSREPGWCLTHKRPLHDPSGRIIGLVGISIDLQSAADTHPAYQRLAAVDAYIRAHFHQPISMNELTRLAGISVAQLERYCKRVFHLTPRQMIHKARLEHAHQLLHSDLPIIDVALRCGYTDHSAFSRQFKQLTGFTPRQYRQATTGQEI; via the coding sequence ATGCCCGACAATCCCTTGATATCCCTTTACCAGACCCTCGACCAGCACCGCCCCGAATCCCTGGAGGCCTTGCTTAACGGTGTGGTCTGGCTGTTGCCGATGCTCGACGTCATCGCCAACGCGGCGATCTTCATCAAGGACAACCAGGCCCGCTATGTGCTGGCCAACCGCACGCTGGTCCAGCGCTGTGGCCTCAAGCAGTTGCAGCCCTTGCTGGGCAAGACCAGTGCCGAGGTGTTCCCGGCACGGCTGGGGCCCGGCTACACCGAGCAGGACCGTCGGGTGCTGGAGCAGGGGCTGGTGTTGGAGGATCAGCTGGAGCTGCACTTGTATGGCAGTCGCGAGCCGGGTTGGTGCCTGACCCACAAACGGCCATTGCATGACCCTTCTGGCAGGATCATCGGTTTGGTGGGCATTTCCATCGACCTGCAATCAGCCGCCGACACCCACCCCGCCTACCAGCGCCTGGCCGCCGTGGATGCGTATATCCGTGCACACTTCCACCAGCCGATCAGCATGAATGAGTTGACGCGTCTCGCCGGGATCTCGGTGGCGCAGCTGGAGCGTTACTGCAAGCGGGTATTCCACCTCACGCCCCGGCAGATGATCCACAAGGCCCGCCTGGAACACGCCCACCAACTGTTGCACAGCGACCTGCCGATCATCGACGTGGCGCTGCGTTGCGGCTATACCGACCACAGCGCGTTCAGCCGGCAGTTCAAGCAACTGACCGGTTTCACCCCCAGGCAATACCGGCAGGCTACGACAGGTCAGGAAATCTGA
- a CDS encoding APC family permease produces the protein MSGKFKKQLSLLDLTFIGLGAIFGSGWLFAASHVSAIAGPAGILSWFLGGFAVLLLGIVYCELGAALPRAGGVVRYPVYSHGPLLGYLMGFITLIAFSSLIAIEVVASRQYAAAWFPGLTKAGSSDPTVLGWLVQFALLLLFFALNYRSVKTFAKANNLVSVFKFIVPLLVIGVLFTFFKPENFSVQGFAPFGLSGVEMAVSAGGIIFAYLGLTPIISVASEVKNPQRTIPIALILSVLLSTAIYALLQLAFLGSIPTEMLANGWAGVTKELALPYRDIALALGVGWLAYLVVADAVISPSGCGNIYMNATPRVVYGWAQTGTFFKYFTRIDEQSGIPRPALWLTFGLAVFWTLPFPSWEALINVVSAALVLSYAVAPVSVAALRRSAPDMPRPFRVKGMGVLGPLSFIIAALIVYWSGWNTVSWLLALQIVMFVLYLLCRRFVPTEHLSLGQQVRSSAWLIGFYAVTIFLSWLGSFGGLGVIGHPFDTLVVAACALGIYYWGAATGVPARLVRLDGEDESEASAQPQAAHRPAVIAS, from the coding sequence ATGTCAGGCAAATTCAAGAAACAGCTGTCATTGCTGGACCTCACCTTCATCGGCCTCGGCGCCATCTTCGGCTCCGGCTGGTTGTTCGCCGCCAGCCACGTCTCGGCCATCGCCGGCCCCGCCGGCATCCTCTCCTGGTTCCTCGGCGGCTTCGCCGTGCTGTTGCTGGGCATCGTCTACTGCGAACTGGGCGCCGCCCTGCCCCGCGCCGGCGGCGTGGTGCGTTACCCGGTGTACTCCCACGGTCCGCTGCTGGGCTACCTGATGGGTTTCATCACCCTGATCGCCTTCTCCAGCCTGATCGCCATCGAAGTGGTCGCCTCGCGCCAATACGCCGCGGCCTGGTTTCCCGGGCTGACCAAAGCCGGCTCCAGCGACCCGACGGTGCTCGGCTGGCTGGTGCAGTTCGCCCTATTGTTGCTGTTCTTCGCGCTCAACTACCGCAGCGTGAAGACCTTCGCCAAGGCCAACAACCTGGTCAGCGTGTTCAAGTTCATCGTGCCGCTGCTGGTGATCGGCGTGCTGTTCACCTTCTTCAAACCGGAGAACTTCTCGGTGCAGGGCTTCGCCCCGTTCGGCCTGTCCGGCGTGGAAATGGCCGTGTCGGCCGGCGGCATCATCTTCGCCTACCTGGGCCTCACGCCGATCATCTCGGTGGCCAGCGAAGTGAAGAACCCGCAGCGCACCATCCCCATCGCGCTGATTCTCTCGGTACTGCTCTCCACCGCCATCTACGCCCTGCTGCAACTGGCCTTCCTCGGCAGCATCCCGACCGAGATGCTGGCAAACGGCTGGGCCGGGGTGACCAAGGAACTAGCCCTGCCCTACCGTGACATTGCCCTGGCCCTGGGGGTCGGCTGGCTGGCCTACCTGGTGGTGGCGGACGCGGTGATCTCGCCCAGCGGCTGCGGCAACATCTACATGAACGCCACCCCACGCGTGGTCTATGGCTGGGCGCAGACCGGCACCTTCTTCAAGTACTTCACCCGCATCGACGAGCAGTCCGGTATCCCACGCCCGGCGCTGTGGCTGACCTTCGGCCTGGCGGTGTTCTGGACCCTGCCGTTCCCATCCTGGGAGGCCCTGATCAACGTGGTGTCGGCCGCCCTGGTGCTGAGCTATGCCGTGGCCCCGGTGTCGGTCGCCGCCCTGCGTCGCAGCGCCCCGGACATGCCTCGGCCGTTCCGGGTCAAGGGTATGGGCGTGCTTGGCCCGCTGTCGTTCATCATCGCCGCGCTGATCGTCTACTGGTCGGGCTGGAACACCGTGTCCTGGCTGCTGGCCCTGCAGATCGTGATGTTCGTGCTCTACCTGCTGTGCCGCCGCTTCGTGCCCACCGAACACCTCTCGCTGGGGCAGCAGGTGCGCTCGTCGGCCTGGCTGATCGGTTTCTATGCCGTGACCATTTTCCTCTCCTGGCTGGGCAGCTTCGGTGGCCTGGGGGTGATCGGGCATCCGTTCGACACCTTGGTCGTGGCTGCCTGCGCGCTGGGGATCTACTACTGGGGCGCGGCCACTGGCGTACCGGCGCGGCTGGTGCGGCTGGATGGGGAGGATGAGAGCGAGGCCAGTGCGCAGCCACAAGCAGCCCATCGTCCCGCAGTCATTGCTTCATGA
- a CDS encoding 4-hydroxyproline epimerase, whose translation MKQLHVIDSHTGGEPTRLVMKGFPALTGRSMAEQRDELRELHDHWRRACLLEPRGNDVLVGALYCPPVSADATCGVIFFNNAGYLNMCGHGTIGLVASLQHLGLIEPGVHKIDTPVGQVSATLHEDGAVTVGNVPAYRYRRQVAVDVPGHGVVHGDIAWGGNWFFLVSEHGQRIELDNVEALTDYTWALLKALETQGIHGEHGALIDHVELFADDAHADSRNFVMCPGKAYDRSPCGTGTSAKLACLAADGKLAEGQVWTQASITGSQFQGRYEREGDHIRPFITGRAHMTADSTLLIDEQDPFAWGI comes from the coding sequence ATGAAACAACTTCATGTCATCGACTCCCACACCGGCGGCGAACCCACCCGCCTGGTGATGAAAGGGTTCCCAGCCCTCACCGGCCGCAGCATGGCCGAGCAGCGCGACGAGCTGCGCGAGCTGCATGACCATTGGCGCCGCGCCTGCCTGCTGGAGCCGCGCGGCAACGATGTGCTGGTGGGCGCACTGTACTGCCCGCCGGTCTCGGCCGATGCCACCTGCGGGGTGATCTTCTTCAACAACGCCGGCTACCTGAACATGTGTGGCCACGGCACCATCGGCCTGGTCGCCTCGCTCCAGCACCTGGGGTTGATCGAGCCCGGCGTGCACAAGATCGACACGCCGGTCGGGCAGGTCAGCGCCACCCTGCATGAGGACGGCGCGGTGACCGTCGGCAACGTGCCGGCCTACCGATACCGCCGCCAAGTGGCAGTCGACGTGCCCGGCCACGGCGTAGTCCACGGCGACATCGCCTGGGGCGGCAACTGGTTCTTCCTGGTCAGCGAGCACGGCCAGCGCATCGAACTGGACAACGTCGAAGCCCTCACCGACTACACCTGGGCGTTGCTCAAGGCGCTGGAAACCCAGGGCATCCACGGTGAGCACGGCGCGCTGATCGACCATGTCGAACTGTTCGCCGACGACGCCCACGCCGACAGCCGCAACTTCGTCATGTGCCCCGGCAAGGCCTACGACCGCTCGCCCTGCGGCACCGGCACCAGCGCCAAGCTGGCGTGCCTGGCCGCCGACGGCAAGCTCGCCGAAGGCCAGGTCTGGACCCAGGCCAGCATTACCGGCAGCCAATTCCAGGGCCGTTATGAACGCGAGGGCGATCACATCCGCCCGTTCATCACCGGCCGCGCCCACATGACCGCCGACAGCACCCTGCTGATCGACGAGCAGGATCCGTTCGCCTGGGGCATCTGA
- a CDS encoding dihydrodipicolinate synthase family protein has product MTDNIFTGTMPALMTPCTAERKPDFDALVRKGRELIDAGMSAVVYCGSMGDWPLLTEAERQEGVARLVAAGIPTIVGTGAVNTREAVSHAAHAAKVGAAGLMVIPRVLSRGASLIAQKHHFSAILAAAPKLPAVIYNSPYYGFATRADLFFELRRAYPNLIGFKEFGGGADLRYAAEHITSQDDAVTLMVGVDTQVVHGFVNCNATGAITGIGNALPREVLQLVSLSKRAAKGDAKARRQARELESALAVLSSFDEGCDLVLYYKHLMVLNGDREYSLHFNETDALSDAQRHYAEQQYALFRTWYANWSAEQNLA; this is encoded by the coding sequence ATGACCGACAATATCTTCACCGGCACCATGCCCGCCCTGATGACCCCCTGCACCGCCGAGCGCAAGCCGGATTTCGACGCCCTGGTGCGCAAGGGCCGCGAACTGATCGACGCCGGCATGAGCGCGGTGGTGTACTGCGGTTCGATGGGCGACTGGCCGCTGCTGACCGAGGCCGAGCGCCAGGAAGGGGTCGCACGCCTGGTGGCTGCCGGTATCCCGACCATCGTCGGCACCGGCGCGGTGAACACCCGTGAAGCCGTGTCCCATGCCGCCCACGCCGCCAAGGTCGGCGCCGCCGGCCTGATGGTCATCCCCCGGGTGCTGTCCCGCGGCGCCTCGCTGATCGCCCAGAAGCATCATTTCTCGGCGATCCTCGCGGCCGCGCCGAAGCTGCCGGCAGTGATCTACAACAGCCCCTACTACGGTTTCGCCACCCGCGCCGACCTGTTCTTCGAACTGCGTCGCGCCTACCCCAACCTGATCGGCTTCAAGGAGTTCGGCGGCGGCGCCGACCTGCGCTACGCCGCCGAACACATCACCTCCCAGGATGACGCCGTGACCCTGATGGTCGGCGTCGACACCCAGGTGGTGCATGGTTTCGTCAACTGCAACGCCACCGGCGCCATCACCGGCATCGGCAACGCCCTGCCCCGCGAGGTGCTGCAACTGGTCAGCCTGAGCAAGCGCGCCGCCAAGGGTGACGCCAAGGCCCGGCGCCAGGCCCGGGAGCTTGAGTCGGCGCTGGCGGTGCTGTCGTCGTTCGATGAGGGCTGCGACCTGGTGCTGTACTACAAGCACCTGATGGTGCTCAACGGCGACCGCGAGTACAGCCTGCACTTCAACGAAACCGACGCCCTGAGCGATGCCCAGCGCCACTACGCCGAGCAGCAGTACGCGTTGTTCCGCACCTGGTACGCCAACTGGTCGGCTGAGCAGAACCTGGCCTGA
- a CDS encoding aldehyde dehydrogenase (NADP(+)), with product MTLKGNLLIGQTSVPGSREAVRAIDPATNQALEPAYAGASAEHVAQACTLAWAAFDEYRETSFEQRACFLETIAEQIEALGDTLIDRAHAETGLPKARLQGERARTCNQLRTFARVVRAGEWLDVRIDHAQPERQPLPRPDLRQRQVALGPVAVFGASNFPLAFSVAGGDTASALAAGCPVVVKAHGAHPGTSELVGQAVARAVKLCELPEGVFSLLYGAGRQIGIALVSDPRIKAVGFTGSRSGGIALCQVAQARAEPIPVYAEMSSINPVFLFEAALQARAETLAQGFVASLTQGAGQFCTNPGLVIARQGPALERFITAARDHVQQTISQTMLTPGIASAYANGVTALSTNSNAQAAARGQPAQGPNQCQAQLFVTQGQAFLSDPALQAEVFGAASLVVVCDSDEEMRQIAEHLEGQLTATLQLDAGDLPNARKLLPTLERKAGRILVNGWPTGVEVCDAMVHGGPFPATSDARGTSVGTAAILRFLRPVCYQDFPDALLPRALKHGNPLLLRRLLDGKREGA from the coding sequence ATGACCCTGAAAGGCAACCTGCTGATCGGCCAGACCAGCGTTCCCGGCAGCCGCGAAGCTGTCCGCGCCATCGACCCGGCCACCAACCAGGCACTCGAACCCGCCTATGCCGGCGCCAGCGCCGAACACGTGGCCCAGGCCTGCACCTTGGCCTGGGCGGCATTCGATGAATACCGCGAAACCTCGTTCGAACAACGCGCCTGCTTCCTCGAAACCATCGCCGAGCAGATCGAGGCCCTGGGCGACACGCTGATCGACCGCGCCCATGCCGAAACCGGCCTGCCCAAGGCTCGCCTGCAAGGCGAGCGCGCCCGCACCTGCAACCAATTGCGCACCTTCGCTCGCGTGGTGCGTGCCGGCGAATGGCTCGACGTGCGCATCGACCACGCCCAACCTGAGCGCCAGCCACTGCCACGCCCGGACCTGCGCCAGCGCCAGGTGGCCCTGGGCCCGGTGGCGGTGTTCGGCGCCAGCAACTTCCCATTGGCGTTCTCGGTAGCCGGCGGCGACACCGCCTCGGCACTGGCCGCCGGCTGCCCGGTGGTGGTCAAGGCCCATGGCGCCCACCCCGGCACCAGCGAACTGGTCGGCCAGGCCGTGGCGCGGGCGGTCAAGCTGTGCGAACTGCCCGAAGGCGTGTTCTCGCTGCTGTACGGCGCCGGCCGTCAAATCGGCATCGCCCTGGTCAGCGACCCCCGTATCAAGGCGGTCGGCTTTACCGGGTCGCGCAGTGGCGGTATCGCCCTGTGCCAGGTGGCCCAGGCGCGCGCCGAGCCCATCCCGGTGTATGCCGAGATGAGTTCGATCAACCCGGTCTTCCTGTTCGAGGCCGCCTTGCAGGCCCGCGCCGAGACACTGGCCCAGGGCTTCGTCGCCTCGCTGACCCAGGGTGCCGGCCAGTTCTGTACCAACCCAGGGTTGGTGATCGCCCGCCAAGGCCCCGCACTCGAGCGATTCATCACGGCCGCCCGCGACCACGTCCAGCAGACGATATCGCAAACCATGCTCACTCCCGGCATCGCCAGCGCCTACGCAAACGGCGTCACGGCGTTGAGTACCAACAGCAACGCCCAGGCAGCGGCCCGCGGTCAGCCCGCACAAGGCCCGAATCAGTGCCAGGCGCAGTTGTTCGTCACTCAAGGCCAGGCGTTCCTCAGCGATCCGGCGCTACAGGCCGAAGTCTTCGGCGCGGCCTCGCTGGTGGTGGTTTGCGACAGCGACGAAGAGATGCGCCAGATCGCCGAGCACCTGGAAGGTCAATTGACGGCCACGCTGCAGCTGGATGCGGGCGACCTGCCCAACGCCCGCAAGCTATTGCCCACCCTCGAACGCAAGGCCGGCCGCATCCTGGTCAACGGCTGGCCGACCGGGGTCGAGGTGTGCGACGCGATGGTCCACGGCGGCCCCTTCCCGGCCACGTCCGATGCCCGTGGTACCTCGGTGGGCACTGCGGCGATCCTGCGTTTCCTGCGCCCGGTGTGCTACCAGGACTTCCCCGACGCACTGCTGCCCAGGGCGTTGAAGCACGGCAACCCGCTGCTCCTGCGCCGGCTGCTCGACGGCAAGCGGGAAGGCGCATGA
- a CDS encoding NAD(P)/FAD-dependent oxidoreductase, protein MSNTDTDIAVVGAGIVGVACALQLARQGQRVLLVDRQAPGHGASYGNAGHLATEQVFPIADLSILKRLPAMLMDPMGPLRLDWKYLPRAIPWFTRLLLNLRPAPFQRSVAGIRALNEASLGAWQRLLGSLGRSDLLREDGSLLVFERPASRPALEALQARLQQQAVPVDFWPARAVRHAAPQLSMQIQGGLFFPQTGHFLDPYRVVNALFEAAQAAGVQFANRDIQDGRLHRSGVTLKSSQGEVDAKQVLVACGAHSANLVENLTGIRVPLDTERGYHLMLPNEQQRLPFAVTSLERKFIMTPMADGLRLAGTVEFAGLDAPPSMQRAWQLHRLSQGLFQRDLDAQGATPWMGFRPSLPDSLPVIDRVAEGRVLLAFGHQHLGLTQAAVTAEWIGRLAQHPRDAHLDAYKVDRF, encoded by the coding sequence ATGAGCAATACCGATACCGACATCGCCGTGGTCGGCGCCGGCATCGTCGGCGTCGCCTGCGCCCTGCAACTGGCCCGCCAGGGGCAGCGGGTACTGCTGGTCGATCGTCAGGCCCCCGGCCACGGCGCCTCCTATGGCAACGCCGGGCACCTGGCCACCGAGCAAGTCTTCCCGATTGCCGATCTGTCGATCCTCAAGCGCCTGCCAGCCATGCTGATGGACCCGATGGGGCCATTGCGCCTGGACTGGAAGTACCTGCCCCGGGCCATCCCCTGGTTCACCCGCCTGTTGCTCAACCTGCGCCCGGCGCCCTTCCAGCGCAGCGTGGCCGGCATCCGCGCCTTGAACGAAGCCAGCCTCGGCGCCTGGCAACGCTTGCTCGGCAGCCTCGGGCGCAGCGACCTGCTCCGCGAGGATGGCTCGTTGCTGGTATTCGAACGTCCGGCGTCACGCCCGGCACTGGAGGCCCTGCAAGCGCGCCTGCAACAGCAGGCGGTGCCGGTCGACTTCTGGCCGGCCCGGGCGGTGCGGCATGCGGCGCCGCAGTTGAGCATGCAGATCCAGGGAGGGCTGTTCTTCCCCCAAACCGGCCATTTCCTCGATCCGTACAGGGTCGTCAATGCGTTGTTCGAAGCGGCCCAGGCGGCGGGCGTGCAGTTCGCCAACCGGGACATCCAGGACGGCCGATTGCACAGAAGCGGAGTGACGCTGAAAAGCAGCCAGGGCGAAGTGGATGCCAAACAGGTGCTGGTCGCCTGTGGCGCGCATTCGGCAAATCTGGTTGAAAACCTGACCGGCATCCGTGTCCCCCTGGACACCGAGCGCGGCTACCACCTGATGCTGCCCAACGAACAGCAGCGGCTGCCGTTCGCGGTCACTTCGCTGGAGCGCAAGTTCATCATGACGCCCATGGCCGATGGCCTGCGCCTGGCCGGCACGGTGGAGTTCGCAGGGCTGGACGCGCCGCCGAGCATGCAGCGGGCGTGGCAGTTGCATCGTTTGAGCCAAGGCTTGTTCCAGCGTGACCTGGATGCCCAAGGGGCGACGCCGTGGATGGGCTTCAGGCCTTCGCTGCCCGACTCTCTACCGGTGATCGACCGGGTAGCGGAGGGCCGGGTGCTGTTGGCGTTCGGGCATCAGCACCTGGGGTTGACCCAGGCGGCGGTGACGGCGGAATGGATTGGGCGGTTGGCGCAGCACCCTCGTGATGCGCATTTGGACGCGTACAAGGTGGATCGGTTTTGA